In the Thermoplasmata archaeon genome, CAGGTTGTCGAGGGCATTAATAACTGGAATCGTTGCATTCTTCGCCAGTTCCACAACCATATTATGGTCAAATGCGCGATAGACAACTGCGTCCACATACCTTGAGAGCACCTTGGCGGTATCTGCAATGGTCTCTCCTCTGCCAAGCTGCATGTCCTTTGGGCTGAGATAGAGTGCATGTCCACCCAGTTGGGTTATGCCCACTTCGAAAGAAACTCTCGTTCTGGTGCTTGGCTTCTCAAATATCATTCCGATGCTTCTGTTTTTCAACGGCTCCAGAATCTCTCTGTTTTTCAGCTTTGCTTTCAGCGTAATCGCTTCATCAATCAATTCCAGCAGATAATCCTCCATATCTAACACAGAAATCAGGTCTTTCTTCATGGCTATCACCTGAATACCCAAAATCGAAAAGGAGATATATAACTTTCCAAACGCTCACTTCTTCCACTCTGGCACCACATTCCCGTAGTCATCAGCAATCTTTCTGGTTTCGAAGCGGTCGCAATTCTCACAGTAAAGTGTGTTCTCTTTCAAATTCGGCTTGCGAATAAGTGGGCGTCTGCACCGCACGCAGTATGCCTTTATCACACCCAAATGTGGTTCGTTGATGTAAAGCTGAATTGTAGGTTCTGATTGGAGCACGCCTGCTCTCAAAATATCTCCAATTCTGAGCACTGATGTGATGTTATCAACATACTTTGGTGAAATCTTTGAGATGTGGATTGCCCCCTGAGTGGTACCAGCAATATCTCGCACTTTGCTATCTACTGAGATCACATCCACAATCGCCATCGCCTGCTTCAAGTCCTCAACTACACAGTAAACTGTGCTATGCTTCCTGATTATTGCTGGAGGATTTATTGGTTCCACCTCAACTCTTCTCTCGTTTTCGTCTACCTTCAAAAAACCTAAAACACTAGCAATGATTTTCCCATCCTTCTCAAATGTTCCATTTCCAGCAATGTATTCTTCAGTGGTCCCTATTTCCTCGCCTGGAATTATTACTCCTTTGTACATCCTTTCAACCTCTCTGCTCTGAATAGTATCACTTCAAATTTAACTTCCTGTTTCCTGTGAAATGCATAGGTGCGTCTTATTGGGAACGCATACCTTTCCTTGTGCGTTACTCTACAATCTCTCCTCAAAAATTCCTGTTCTATAAACCTTTCTGTGTCAGCGTGGTGGATGGAGTAAACAACATTTCCTATTTCTGCTGCTTTCTTAACGAAAGGCAGGTCAGCATGTCGATTCTGGCACCCGAAAGGAGGGTTTTGAATTACAGTGTCATAGCTTCCTTTTACATCTTCCACATCTATACAGAAAAATTCTGTGTTTACACCAAGTTTCGCAGCATTCTCCCTCGCCCTTTCTACTGCATGTGCATCTGTGTCAATTCCTACACTCTTTTTCGCACCTAGAATGGCAGCACCAATTGCAAAAATTCCATTACCACAACCGAGGTCAATCACGCTCTTTCCCTCTATGTCGCCAAGGTTGTAAGCGATGTAGAGAATCTCTGCAGCAATTTCTGGAGGAGTAGAATATTGCTCTAGAGAAATATCTGGTGTTTCTAGATTTTCCAATTTAGACAGCAAGATTTCAAGCTTTTTTTTTCGCATAAAACAAAAAATTAAGGAAAAATATTAGTAACTTACATCGGTGGCATACCACCAGGCATGCCTCCAGCACCGCCACCTCCCTTTGGTGGCTCCGACTTCTTGGAAGCAATGATGTCGTCAATTCTCAGTATCATCACTGCGGACTCTGTCGCAGAATGGATGGCTTGGGTTTTCACACGCACTGGTTCAATCACATTTAGCTTCATCATGTCCGCAACCTTCCCAGAGAGCACATCGACACCCATTGTCTTGCTCCCCTTCTTTCCTTCGTGTGCCGCCCTGAGTTCTATGAGTATGTTGATTGCATCCAGCCCTGCATTTTCTGCAAGTGCCCAGGGCACGACCTCGAGCGCCCTTGCAAATGCCTCCACTGCAAGCTGCTCTCTTCCGCTCACCTTGGGTGCGAAATCTCTGAGATGTAGCGCCAGTTCAATTTCTGGTGAGCCTCCACCTGTCACTGCCATACCATCTTCAAGTGCCACACCGACAACCCTTATTGCATCATTCAATGAGCGTTCAATCTCGGCAACCACATGCTCGGTGCCACCTCTGATAAGTATGGAGACGGACCTAGGATTCTTGCATCCTGTAACAAAGGTCATCTTTGAGTCTCCGATTTTCTTCTCTTCCACGAGAGAGGCAGTGCCGAGGTCGTTTTCTGTGAGATCATCAAGTGCGGTCACGATTCTCGCACCAGTGGCTCTTGCAAGTTTCACCATGTCTGACTCCTTCATCTGTTTGATTGCAAAAATACCTTCCTTTGCCATGAAGTGCAAAGCCACATCATCAATGCCTTTCTGGCAGAAGACCACATTTGCACCACTCTTCTTTATCATGTCCACCTTTCTCTTGAGGGCGTTCTGCTCCTCGTCAATGAACATCTGAAGTTTTGCGGGATCTCTTATCTGAATGTGGGTATCAAACTCGCCCTTCTTTATTTCAAGTGCTGAATTTATGAGTGCAATCTTCGCATCCTTCACAATGTTTGGCATCTTTGGATGGGCTCTCTCTTTGTCGATCAGCACGCCATCGATCAAGGAAGTATCCTCTACACTTCCACCATGCTTCTTCTCAATTTTTATGTGTCCTGGATCAAAGGTAATCTTGCCGTCCTTCTTGCTTATCACTGCCTTTACTGCTTTAACTGCAATCTCTGCTAGTTTCTCTCTCGCCAGCCCCACACCCTTGCTGTTCATTGCTGTGATTGCAATTTTCTTTAGCATCTCGTCGTCCTCTGGTTTTACCTCAAAAGCAATCTTCTCCTTCAATGCTTTTATTGCTTCCTCTGCTGCAATGTTAAACCCCTTAGCAATCACGGTAGGATGCACATTCTGGTCAAGGAGTTCCTCTGCCTTTTTCAACAGCTCGCCAGTGAGTATCACAGCGGTTGTGGTGCCGTCGCCACACTGCTGGTCCTGGGTTTTTGCAACCTCAACCAGCATCTTAGCTGCGGGATGCTCTACATCTATCTCCTTGAGAATTGTCACACCGTCATTGGTAATCACAACATCTCCAAGGCTATCTACAAGCATCTTGTCCATTCCTCTGGGTCCAAGTGTGGTTCTCACTGCATCAGCCACTGCCTTTGCTGCTGCGATGTTATTGTAAACAGCGCCCTTTCCTCTTTCCCGGCTCGTGCCTTCCTTCAGAATAATTACAGGTGTACCTTGCCCTATCATATCTATCACCTAAAATTGGTATAAAAGTTCTTCTATATAAAGATTTCTGTTGAAATGCTGGCTTCTATCTGGCCACTTTAAAAAATTTTGTCAACCTTCAACCTTAAATACCGCTCTTCCTATTTCCTAGTGATGCAAAGAATCAAGATTGCACCTTCCATCCTTTCTGCTGATGCTGCTAGAATGGGAGAGGTGCTCTCCATGCTTGACCGCTGCGATGAGGTTGATTTGCTGCACATAGACATCATGGATGGGCATTTTGTTCCAAACTTAACTTTTGGGCCACATGTGGTAAAAGCGATCCGAAAATACACTACAAAGGAATTTTATGTCCATCTGATGCTCACAAACCCCTCCACCTTCATAAAACCATTTGCAGAGGCAGGAGCCAATCTCATTTCAGTGCATGTGGAATGTCAGGAAAATCTCAATACATTGATTGATAAAATCAAGGACTCTGGCGTCAAAGCAGGGATTGCACTCAACCCGAACACCACTGCCCATGTGATTGAGCCCTACATCAAAAGTGTGGATGAGATTATCGTGATGTCCGTTTATCCTGGTTTTGGTGGCCAGAAATTCATTGAGAGTGTGCTTCCGAAAATAAGGGAGATACAGGGAATTGTGGAAAAAACTGGTCGGGAAGTTGACATTGCTGTTGATGGTGGGATTAACGCAAGTACTGCATTGCCTGCGGTCAAGAATGGTGCAAATCTGCTTGTTTCAGGCAATGGGATTTTTGTTGATGGGCATCCAGACCTGAACAAGATTCGTGAGTTGAGAAAAATTGCAGAGGGAGTTAGATGAATTTCATTGAGCTCGCCCAGCTCTTTGAAAAGATTGAGGAAACAACAAAGCGGCTGGAGATTACTGATTTGCTGAGTGCATTGCTCAAGCAGCTTTCACCAGAAGAAATTGATAAGGTCTGCTATCTCCTGCTCGGAAGAATCTATCCTGACTTTGTGGGTATTGAGGTGGGCGTGGCTGAAGCATTGCTGCTCCGTGCACTTTCGCTCGCTGCGGGTATCAAATCACAGGTTATAGAAGAAACAGTGAAAAAAACAGGGGACATCGGGAAATGCGCTGAGGAAGTGGTCCGGCAAAAAAAACAGGCATCGCTTTTTAGGGAAACGCTCACAGTTGAAAAGGTCTATGCCTCGCTTTGCAAAATTGCGGAGAGCACTGGTTCTGGCTCCCAGGAACTGAAGCTTAAACTGATTGCTGAGTTATTCCATGATGCAGAGCCACTGGAAGCAAGATATATCGCAAGAATTCTAGCAGGGAGCTTGAGATTGGGAGTTGCGGAAAGCACAATTCTGGATGCACTTGCTGTTGCGTTCATACCTGAGATGGAAAAGGAAGAAGCAAGGGAGTTGCTGGAGGAAAAATACAATGTTTGCTCAGACATCGGGCTTGTGGCTAAAACAATTTCATCCAGAGGAATAGAAGGGTTAAATAAGATAGGGCTCAAGATTGGCGTGCCCATCAGGGCGATGCTGGCTGAAAGGGCTGCGAGTATTGAGGAGATTTTTGCAAGGCATGGGCAGAGCTTTGCCGCAGAATACAAATACGATGGATTAAGAATCCAGGCACACATAAGCAACAATAGGGAAATCAAGTTGTTCTCAAGAAGGTTAGAGGACCTCACCACCCAGTTCCCTGATGTGATTGCGCATCTGAAGGCGAGTTTTAAAGGCACTGATGGAATCTTCGAGGGCGAATGCGTTCCTGTTGACTCAGCCACCGAAGAAATGCTTCCATTCCAGGAAATTTCAAGGAGGCGGGGGAGAAAACATGCAATTGAGGAAACAATGGAGGAAATTCCTGTTTGTCTTTTCCTTTTTGACTGCCTCTTTCTGAATGGAAAGGAACACATAAAGGATGATTATCTAACAAGACGAAAAGCCCTTGAATCTGCTTTCAGGCGGAGTGAGCGAATCAAGTTTTCCACAATGAAGATTGTTGATTCTAAAGAGAAGTGCGAGGAATTTTTTAACGAAGCAATTGGTGCAGGGTGCGAGGGAATAATGGCAAAATCAATCGCGACGGAGAGCATTTACAAACCAGGCAAGCGTGGCTTCCTCTGGCTGAAATACAAGCGAGAGTATAAATCAGAACTCACAGACACACTTGACCTTGTTGTGCTCGGTGCATTTGCAGGCAGGGGCAGAAGGGCAGGCACCTATGGGGCTTTGCTCACAGGGGTTTACAACGAGAAAACAGAGAAATTTGAGACAGTGTGCAAGCTTGGGACTGGGTTCGACGACGACACGCTCAGTAAGATGCCGGAAATTTTCAGCAAGTTTGTTTCAAAAACCAAGCCAGAAAATGTGGTCTCAAAGATAGAGCCAGATTTCTGGTTTTATCCCGCAATTATCCTTGAGGTAAGAGGTGCAGAACTCACATTGAGTCCAGTGCACACATGTGCCTATAATGAAGTGAAAAAAGGGGCAGGCATCGCTGTCCGTTTTCCCAGATTCACTGGCAGATGGAGAGATGACAAAAAAGCCACTGACGCAACAACAACTGCTGAGATTGTTGAGATGTATAGAAAACAATTGAAAAAGGTTGAGGATTGAGTTCAGCCGAAGAGCGCACCCAATCCTGCAGCCACATCTTCTTCTTTTGGCTTCTCTTCCTTCTTTTCCTCTTTCTTTTCTTCTTTCTTCTCTTCCTTCTTTTCTCCGCCTGCAGCAGGTGCAGCAACTGCAGCCACTGGCATCGCACTGGCACTTTCCAGCACCTTTGCGATGTCCACACCTTCCAGTGATGCAGTCAATGCCTTTATCTTTGCCATATCTGGCTCTGCACCAGCGGCTTTGATCACATTCGCAATGTTCTCTTCGCTTATCTGCTTTCCCAGAGCATGTAGCAGCAATGCGCTATATACATATTCCATTTTCATTACCTCCTTCTATTTTCAGCCAAACAATGAGCTTAAACCTGCAGCCACATCTTCCTCTTTCGGCTTCTCCTCTTTCTTTTCTTCCTCTACCTTCTTCTCTTTCTGTTCTGTCTGAGGTGTCTGTGGCCTGGATGTTTGAGCGATAACATTCTTCACCGCATCTCCCGCTGCCTCAGGTGCAACCGCAGCAATTGCCAGCATGTCCATGTAGGCCTTTCTTATCAGATGCTCGATTGCACCTTTCGCTGGATAGCCCGTCTTCACAACAAGGGCTATTCCTTCTCTGAAGCCCTTTCCAAGGAGCGGTCGCACTGTTTCCTTTGTAATGTAGCTAATCTTGAGAGCAAGTTGCTGGGCATTGAGTGAACCACGAACAAACTGCCCGAGAATTTCTTCCTGCGAAACAGTGAGGGCATCCTTTGGATAGACGAACCCATCTTCAAATACTGCCTGAAGGTCAAGCCCAAGTGTGATTGGAGTTATCCCGAGTTTTGTGAGTAGCTGAGCCTGGTCTTTTGTGATGACATCGCCTGCCTTCACAAGGACCTTGTCCTTCTTTATCACTACTTTTCCGCCCTCAATTGCAGCGGCCAGCCCTGCCTTCTGAAGTTCAGACACAATAGGGCCAGGTTTAAATGGGGTCTCCATTGCTTTTATTATTATGTCCTCTGGTGCGATTTCACCGCCCCTCGCAGGCGCCTTGGTTTTTGTCGCTTCCAGCGACTTGTAAAGCTTGAATGGATTTTCATTTGAAACAATCAACGCACTCTGGGTGCGAATATACTCTGAAAGTTTGGAAATGTTCGGTTTTCCAGTTTTTTCAAGGGCTCTTGAAATTATTGCATTTCTAGTCACAATTATCTCTGCCTTTCCTCTCAAATTCTTTCTCATTTGCTGGAGCTGTGGAGAAGGCAAACCAGATATGTTAACAATTCCTACAACCTTATTTGCCAGAATTTTATTTTTAAGTTCTTCAACCTTTTCCAGCTTCCATTTTGCTACATGTGCCATTAGTTTCACCTCACATCAGTTTGTATGCAGGGCCCATTGTGGTCTTGATGTAAACTGCACCAAGGTTAGTTTTGCCTTTTTCAAGCTTCGAAACAATTCTGTTCATCACTGCCTCAATGTTTTCCGCAATTTCCTCTGGCTTCATCTCCCGGCTACCCACAACCACATGGAATGTGGGCTTGTCCTTTGTCTTCACCTTCACAGTTCTTCTCAAATTTTGAATCACAGGGCCTGGGTCTGCAGCAGGTGGCAAAGGCCTTGGCATTTTGCCTCTCGGAGCGAGAATGGGTCCAAGGCGTTTACCGATTGTAATCATTAGCGGTGCCTCTGCAATGAAAAATGTAATTTCAGATGCGAGTTTTCTTGCAGCCCTTTTGTTGGAAGCAATTGTTTCAATTTCCTCTGGTGTAATAACTTTGTCTGCCTTTGCATTTTTGGCTTTGAGGGCGAATTCACCAGTTCCAAAAACACCAATCTTAATCTCCTTCCCTCTTCCCTTCGGTAGAATTATGTCCTCATCGATCTTGTTTTTTTGGTTCTTCAAATCAACATTTTTCAGGTTAATGGCTAGCTCTACACTTTCTAGAAACTTCCGTTTGGGTGACTCTTCTAGCACTTTCTTTACCACTTCTACGATTTCTGGATCTGGCAACTTTATCACCTACCCTGTAGTGGCTTCGAGGATTTTCCTCTTCTACATGGGCAACCCTCTCAAATGGTACATGGATATAAACATTTCCACGGAATCTTTTCAAGCTTCGCCTCAAATGGTTTCATCTAAAAAAAGGTATCCCAGTTCTGTGGGTCGTAAGAGACCCTTAGGCACAGGTAATGAAGAAAGAACTAGAAAGAACTATACAGATAAGAGAGTCAGCCCTCATGGTACCCTAGGGTGCACACTCCATTAATATGTTGTGCTCATGTCCAGAATGCCAAGCTTTCTCGCCACTGTATCTGCAAATCTGAAAACCAGGTAAGCAATGAAGAAATATAGACACGAAAGCAGAGTAAGGTAGATGCAGAGTTCTGGCAGGGAAAAAGCAGACATGAATGCATCTGGCTCATAGCCAAGCACTGCAATCCTGATTATTGAGAACCAGTAGGTGGTAGGAAAAGCGAGAGCAATCTGCTGTGCCCATCCTGGCAGTATTGCCACAGGGAAAACAACACCACTTGCCAGATAAAAAATTCCTGCGAATGCTTCCCCTATGGCCCCACCATGTCTAGCGGTGAGCAAATTGATACCACTGATAATCAAGGCAGTACCGACAATGAAAACAAAGCCGAGCAACAGGGCAAAGCCAAGGAGAAGGAGATTGAAGTGATATTCTAGCTTGAACACAAGACCCAGGAGGAGGAGAACAAGCATCGGCACAATTGAAAGTCCATAGCGGGTTATACTTCTCCCGATCAGATATCTGAAGTATGGTGTTGGGGAGATGTAGAGGTAGCGAAGCGTGGAATAGTGTTCTCTGTCATCATGCACAATCCAGCCGATTGAAAAGAGCGTTTGGGCAAGAATCATGTAGAATGCATTGCCCACATACATGAATGCCAGGCTGTTTCCAGTCCAACTGCCAGCAACCACATAAAACATGGCTACAAGGAGAAGGGCTGCACCCACTGGCTTGAAAATGTTGTAAATTGCGAAAATGAAAGGAGATGTCCAGTTTGACTCAATCTGGAATTCAAGCCACATTGCTGTCTTTAATTCAGCTTTTGTGTTCATCACTGCCACCTCATCGTGAGCGTGCCCTTCACCTTCCCCAAATACTCTATCCTGTCTAAAGCATACTTTGCAGCAATTATGAAGACCACTGAGAGCACAGCAAGAAGCGCCAGTTCAATCCATGGATTCAGAAAGCCCCAGGGAATACTCTCTGGAAACAGAATCTGCCGCATGGCATCAAGCCCCAGTGTGAGGGGAATGACTGATGCTGCAGCAGCCACAAAAGTTCCGAGGGCTTTTACAGGAAAATACTGGCCTGATAGAAAGTAAACTGGCTCCTGGAGAATGTTGTTCAGATACCATGCCTCCCTGCCCCACATCAAGTAGAGTGAGGCGAAGAGCATTCCCATTCCATAGAGGGCAAGAAGTGCCACAACAAACACCAGAAAAAGAAGAATTGGAGAAGAGATTACGAACTTCACATTGAAAACGAAAATCCCAACCATCAGAATTGCAGTAGCTCTCAGTGTGGTAGAAACAATCGCTCCAAAGGCCATCCCTGCCAGTATGGACATTTTTGACATCGGCGCAGCAAGATAAAGCTGGAGATTTGCTGTCTCCTTTTCCCAGTAAAGCTGGGCAGCCATACTCCATAATACATTGAGCCAGTATGTAGTCATAACTCCGCCAAGCACCACAAATCCTTCATACATCGCAGGGGCATTCAAACTCCTGTAAACATAGATAAAAGCAGAGATGCTGAGAAGCGGAAGCACAGTTTCCCAGAAAATCCAGGAAGGTTCACGGGTTAAGCCGACTATTCTGGGATATGCCCTTCCTCGAATTGCGCGGAGGTTCAGCAAGACCGTGTTCATTCTAACCCTCTGCCCGTAAGCTTTAGAAACACATCTTCAAGCGTGGGTTCATCCTTGTGGAGCGATACAATTTTACCGTTTTCCCTGTAAATCCCAGATACAACTTCGCCCACCACCGCATCATCCTTCGCCACCAATCTCAATTTTACCTTTCCATCCTGCTGGGATGCAGTGTGTCCCACAATGCCTTCAATCTTTCCTAGCCAGTCAAGTCTAATCGCTGGCTTAATTTCGAGGTTTATAGAAACATCTGATTTTACAAGCTTTTTAAGTTCTGAAGGGGTATCCAATGCGATTATTTTTCCTCTGTCAATTATTGCTATTCTATCGCAAAGCTCATCTGCCTCCATCATGTAGTGGGTCGTAAGCAGCACAGTTCTTTCCTTGTTTTCAGCAATCCATTCCTTCACGAACTTTCTTATCATTCTTGCCGTCTCCACATCCAGTCCCAGCGTTGGCTCATCGAGAAATACAATCATTGGTTCTGTCATGAAGCCCCTGATTATGTTCACTTTCTGCCTTTCGCCTGTTGAGAGGGCTCTCACCTTTCTTTTCGCAAGTTCTTGAATGCGAAGTCGTGCCAGCATTGAATTTATTCGTTCTGTTGCCACCTTGTTCGGGATTCCATAGAACTGGGAAAACATCCAGAGATTTTCAAAAACTGTGAGCAAACCATAGCCAGAGGTTTCACCGCCAGCTACCATGTTGATTATCGGCCTGATTTTCCGAAACTCCTTTTCCACTTCGTAGCCATAGACATAAGCTTTACCAGAGGTGGGAAGCAAAAGTGTGGTGAGAATTTTTATCAATGTGGTTTTGCCTGCCCCATTCGGTCCGAGCAAGCCAAACAATTCTCCTTTTTTTACCGTGAGATTTATGTCCTTGAGTGCATGAACGGTCTTGCCCTTGCTTCTGAAATCCCTGGAAAGGTTGACGCACTTAATTGCATCTGCGTGCATATGTTTGAGGAATAGGAAAAGCAGTAAATAACCTTTGTGATAGATGCTGAGAGAGCCAGAAAGGGGAGGAGAGAACAAAAAGTGGTAGGGGAGTTCAGCAAAATTGTACGGGAATGGATACAATTAATAGCGTGCGTGCCTTCTCTGTTTCGTGGCAGAAAACCTGAAGGACGAGATTAAGTATCTAACGAAAAGAATAGAAGAACTGGAAAAGCTTGTGGCATCACTGCTCAATCCATACAAAATGACTGCTGAGGCAATAGCCCAGACAAATACTCTTGCTGCAAACTATCTCAATCTTTTAAAACTATATCTCCAGTATGGCAAAGTCACCCCTGAGATTCTCCTCCCAGAGCTGAAGGACCCTATTGCTGCTGAAATCGTTTCTCTGCTTTTTGAAAAAAAGGAGGCAAACATATCTGAAATTGCCGAAGAATTGCGGAAACGGAGGGGCAAGGGTTCGAGAGCCACCGTTAGAACAAAGCTAAAGATGCTTCTGGAAATGGGTGCTGTGGAGAAAGTGGAGGGCAGAGGAAACAGATACAGGGTAGCAAGTGAATTGGTCAACAAGTGGCTAAAATTGCTCGGTTTGCTTAAGTAGTTGTGCAGCATTAAAAGAATTGGTGATAAAAATGCCCGAGCAAAACGAACAAAAGGAAAAGAGAATAAAAATTGATACGGACGATGAGAAAGATGTGGAGGAGCTGGAAAAAGTTCTATCAGTGGTTTCAGAGAAAGTACCGGCGTTGCTGAACGCACTCACGGATGTGCTCTATGGGAAGGAGCAATCCAAGAAGTTCGCGGAGGCCGTTGCGACATTCTACAAAACGCTTGTTGAAGCGGGGATGGACAAGAAGCAAGCATACGAACTAACATCCGAGTATATGGCAAATCTGAACATTGCTGGAAATCTCGGAGAACTGATGCGTGAGGGTCTCCATGGAGATGATGAAGATATTGATGAAGAAATTGAGAAGAAAGTAAAAGAAAAGGTCTCAAAGAAACTGGAGGAAGAAGATTGAGCAGAGCGGTGAAGGTCCTCTGCTTTATTCTGGCACATCTACCAGCCCTCTTTCTCCGCCTCATTTTTTGTTATTTGATACTGGGACATAGAAGAAGATGGGCTGTTTATCGATTCAGGAAGCAACTGCGAAAACATGGGATTCCTAGAGAGATTGCTGATAAACTCGCGATAGATTACGAGTCAATCATCACACTAAGCAGTTTGAAAAGGTTTTTAATCTGAGATTGTATTTCCTGCGGTGGTGAAAAGCATGGCAAAGAAACTGGTTTTTGGACCCACATTTGAGGAAATGCTTAATCCAGAGAAAATAAAGAAGGACATAAGGGCAAAGGCAATTGAGGCAAAAAAGAAAAAGGATGCTTTAAACCCAATAAATCTCTACAACATAACATGGGTTGATGAGAAAAACAGACCATACTATTTTGTGCTGCCAAAGCAATTAACTGGTGTTAAACCAAACATCGTAATTCTCTATGGAAAAGAATTTCCTACAGGTAGCCATAAGGTTGGGGCTACTTACTCCTGTGCAATTGAAAAGCAGGTGCATCGAGAGATAGAACCTGGTGTCCATAAACTTGTATGGCCATCTACAGGAAACTATGGCATCGGCGGTGCTTATGTCGGACCTAGAATGGGTTATGCGTCGATCGTAATTCTTCCAGAATTGATGTCAAAAGAGCGATTTGAGTTGATAAAATGGTACGGTGCAGATTACATTAAAACGCCTGGATGCGAGAGCAATGTGAAGGAAATCTACGATAAGGCAGAGGAACTGGCCGAAAAAGATAAGAAGATTCGTGTGCTGAACCAGTTTGCAGAGTTTGGGAATTACAGATTTCACTATTATGTGACTGGAAACACAATTTTGCATGTGGTAAAGGAATTGAAGGAACAAGGTATAGGGAACGGAAGAGTGGCTGCCTTTGTTTCGGCAATGGGCTCTGGAGGCACAATTGCTGCTGGCGAGCGAATAAAACAGGAGTTTTATGAGGCAAAAACAATAGGGCTTGAGCCAATCCAGTGCCCCACTATTTTCCTTAATGGCTTTGGTGGGCATGATATTCAGGGCATAGGGGATAAGCATGTCACATGGATACACAATGTGATGATGATGGACGCAATCATGTGCATTGATGACATTGAATGTAAACGTGGACTCCAACTTTTGAGTGAGCCAGGTGGAATGGAGTACCTGCGGAAAGAGCTTGGGATTCCAAAGCAAACGGTTGAGTTCATGTCCACAGTTTTTGGGATTTCAGGCATCTGCAACATAATTGGGGCAATAAAGACAGCGAAGTATTACGAAATGGATGAGGACGATGTGATATTTACGATTGCGACTGATTCAATTGACAGGTATTATTCTGTGCTTGCGGACATGAGGAAGAACTACGGTAAAATAGACAGAGCAAGTGCAAGGGCTGTGCACGAGACAGTGTTCAATCCGAAACTTGACTGGATAGAGGAGGCCACATTCCAGAGAAGGAAGCGATGGTTCAATTTGAAGTACTACACATGGGTTGAACAGCGGGGAAAAACAGTTGAAGAGCTTGTTGAAACCAGAAAACCAGAATTCTGGCTGAAACAACAGAAAATGGTAGAAGAAATTGACGAAAAAATTGTGGAAATGAGGGGCTTTTAGCTCGAGTTATGGTGAGCTAGTAGGATACACGAGAATTTTGTATTACAAGCAAGTATGACTCTGCTCTCAAACGAAGTAAAAAGAAGACAGTAGAGTATCTGTGGAAGGTTTACACTAGGAAGAATTATTCCACGGAGGAAAATGAAAGCGTTTGAGGAAATCGGAATACATTATGTGATGGCATTGCGGCGGAGCCTCCCAATAGTAAAATTGAAACCACATAACCAATATAATCATTACTTCATGTACAGAGAGCATGCACAGTGGTGGCGTCAGGGTAGATGGGAGGGACGCACAATCTATCACTACTTGGACAAATTTTTCTTTTTGTTTTTTAGTTTCTCTTTCTAGGATACTCAGATTAGATGTTTTTCATTACCAAAAAATTATTTTCAAAAATACTCTATGTACATTTTTGGCATGATTTATAAGTTGGATGTTATCCTTTCGGACGGTCAGTAAAACCTAGATATATAAATAAAATATGACCATAGTATAGTTAGCCATACAATCGATATTGAAATGTTTACTTTTGCACCTTTTAACCAGCTTTTTCTGATGTTTACCACTTTTCTGGAGATATAACGATAATG is a window encoding:
- the rpe gene encoding ribulose-phosphate 3-epimerase; translation: MQRIKIAPSILSADAARMGEVLSMLDRCDEVDLLHIDIMDGHFVPNLTFGPHVVKAIRKYTTKEFYVHLMLTNPSTFIKPFAEAGANLISVHVECQENLNTLIDKIKDSGVKAGIALNPNTTAHVIEPYIKSVDEIIVMSVYPGFGGQKFIESVLPKIREIQGIVEKTGREVDIAVDGGINASTALPAVKNGANLLVSGNGIFVDGHPDLNKIRELRKIAEGVR
- a CDS encoding METTL5 family protein, producing the protein MRKKKLEILLSKLENLETPDISLEQYSTPPEIAAEILYIAYNLGDIEGKSVIDLGCGNGIFAIGAAILGAKKSVGIDTDAHAVERARENAAKLGVNTEFFCIDVEDVKGSYDTVIQNPPFGCQNRHADLPFVKKAAEIGNVVYSIHHADTERFIEQEFLRRDCRVTHKERYAFPIRRTYAFHRKQEVKFEVILFRAERLKGCTKE
- a CDS encoding exosome complex RNA-binding protein Csl4; the protein is MYKGVIIPGEEIGTTEEYIAGNGTFEKDGKIIASVLGFLKVDENERRVEVEPINPPAIIRKHSTVYCVVEDLKQAMAIVDVISVDSKVRDIAGTTQGAIHISKISPKYVDNITSVLRIGDILRAGVLQSEPTIQLYINEPHLGVIKAYCVRCRRPLIRKPNLKENTLYCENCDRFETRKIADDYGNVVPEWKK
- the rpl12p gene encoding 50S ribosomal protein P1 produces the protein MEYVYSALLLHALGKQISEENIANVIKAAGAEPDMAKIKALTASLEGVDIAKVLESASAMPVAAVAAPAAGGEKKEEKKEEKKEEKKEEKPKEEDVAAGLGALFG
- the thsB gene encoding thermosome subunit beta, producing the protein MIGQGTPVIILKEGTSRERGKGAVYNNIAAAKAVADAVRTTLGPRGMDKMLVDSLGDVVITNDGVTILKEIDVEHPAAKMLVEVAKTQDQQCGDGTTTAVILTGELLKKAEELLDQNVHPTVIAKGFNIAAEEAIKALKEKIAFEVKPEDDEMLKKIAITAMNSKGVGLAREKLAEIAVKAVKAVISKKDGKITFDPGHIKIEKKHGGSVEDTSLIDGVLIDKERAHPKMPNIVKDAKIALINSALEIKKGEFDTHIQIRDPAKLQMFIDEEQNALKRKVDMIKKSGANVVFCQKGIDDVALHFMAKEGIFAIKQMKESDMVKLARATGARIVTALDDLTENDLGTASLVEEKKIGDSKMTFVTGCKNPRSVSILIRGGTEHVVAEIERSLNDAIRVVGVALEDGMAVTGGGSPEIELALHLRDFAPKVSGREQLAVEAFARALEVVPWALAENAGLDAINILIELRAAHEGKKGSKTMGVDVLSGKVADMMKLNVIEPVRVKTQAIHSATESAVMILRIDDIIASKKSEPPKGGGGAGGMPGGMPPM
- a CDS encoding ATP-dependent DNA ligase, which produces MNFIELAQLFEKIEETTKRLEITDLLSALLKQLSPEEIDKVCYLLLGRIYPDFVGIEVGVAEALLLRALSLAAGIKSQVIEETVKKTGDIGKCAEEVVRQKKQASLFRETLTVEKVYASLCKIAESTGSGSQELKLKLIAELFHDAEPLEARYIARILAGSLRLGVAESTILDALAVAFIPEMEKEEARELLEEKYNVCSDIGLVAKTISSRGIEGLNKIGLKIGVPIRAMLAERAASIEEIFARHGQSFAAEYKYDGLRIQAHISNNREIKLFSRRLEDLTTQFPDVIAHLKASFKGTDGIFEGECVPVDSATEEMLPFQEISRRRGRKHAIEETMEEIPVCLFLFDCLFLNGKEHIKDDYLTRRKALESAFRRSERIKFSTMKIVDSKEKCEEFFNEAIGAGCEGIMAKSIATESIYKPGKRGFLWLKYKREYKSELTDTLDLVVLGAFAGRGRRAGTYGALLTGVYNEKTEKFETVCKLGTGFDDDTLSKMPEIFSKFVSKTKPENVVSKIEPDFWFYPAIILEVRGAELTLSPVHTCAYNEVKKGAGIAVRFPRFTGRWRDDKKATDATTTAEIVEMYRKQLKKVED